One window of Rissa tridactyla isolate bRisTri1 chromosome 12, bRisTri1.patW.cur.20221130, whole genome shotgun sequence genomic DNA carries:
- the SYS1 gene encoding protein SYS1 homolog, which translates to MAAQFRSYVWDPALIVAQMVLLQAGYYSSLGLWLALLGTLGRTGPSLHQVFSDEILGFSTPPGRLSMMAFILNALTCALGLLYFIRRGKQCLDFTVTVHFFHLLGCWIYNSHFPSTLTWWLVHIVCTALMAAIGEYLCMRIELREIPLNSAPKSNV; encoded by the exons aTGGCGGCCCAGTTCCGCAGCTACGTGTGGGACCCGGCGCTGATCGTGGCGCAGATGGTGCTGCTGCAGGCCGGCTACTACAGCTCGCTGGGGCTCTGGCTCGCCCTCCTCGGCACCCTGGGCAGGACCGGGCCCTCCCTCCACCAGGTCTTCAGCGACGAG ATTTTAGGCTTCTCAACCCCGCCGGGGAGGCTCTCCATGATGGCTTTCATCCTCAATGCGCTCACCTG TGCTCTGGGCTTGCTGTACTTCATCCGCCGAGGAAAGCAGTGCCTGGATTTCACAGTCACAGTTCACTTCTTCCACCTTCTGGGCTGCTGGATTTATAACTCACACTTTCCCTCGACTCTCACGTGGTGGCTGGTGCACATCGTGTGTACTGCGCTGATGGCTGCAATCGGGGAGTACCTCTGTATGAGGATAGAACTCAGAGAAATCCCCCTCAATTCTGCCCCCAAATCCAACGTATAG
- the SDC4 gene encoding syndecan-4 isoform X2, with translation MCNTPTDNHSDDTLPVAESSSRFSVRETETMDARWLDYPASGDLPDDEDIGEFRPHLTSDELDIDEASGSGDYPDSEDVIYLTTMDTPVISDNYIPGDTERKIEGEKKNTMVDNEIIPDKALPVGENLSNKISMASTTNSSIFERTEVLTALIAGGAVGLLFAVFLILLLVYRMKKKDEGSYDLGKKPIYKKAPTNEFYA, from the exons ATGTGTAACACCCCGACTGATAACCACAGCGATGACACGCTGCCAGTCGCAGAAAGTTCTTCTCGGTTTTCT GTGAGAGAAACTGAGACCATGGACGCCCGATGGCTTGACTACCCTGCCTCTGGAGACTTGCCAGACGATGAAGACATTGGCGAATTCAGACCTCACTTAACTTCTGATGAGTTAGATATAGATGAGGCATCTGGGTCTGGAG ACTACCCAGACTCTGAAGATGTCATATATCTGACCACCATGGATACTCCTGTG ATATCTGACAACTATATCCCTGGAGATACTGAAAGAAAGATAGAAggtgagaagaaaaacacaatggTGGACAATGAAATCATTCCAGACAAAGCTCTACCTGTCGGAGAGAACCTGTCCAACAAGATCTCCATGGCAAGCACAACCAACAGCAGCATCTTTGAAAGAACAGAAGTCCTTACAG CTCTCATTGCAGGAGGGGCGGTGGGCCTCCTCTTTGctgtcttcctcatcctcctcttaGTCTATCGCATGAAGAAAAAGGACGAAGGCAGTTACGATCTTGGGAAGAAACCGATCTACAAGAAAGCCCCTACAAACGAGTTCTATGCTTAA
- the SDC4 gene encoding syndecan-4 isoform X3, with product MDARWLDYPASGDLPDDEDIGEFRPHLTSDELDIDEASGSGDYPDSEDVIYLTTMDTPVISDNYIPGDTERKIEGEKKNTMVDNEIIPDKALPVGENLSNKISMASTTNSSIFERTEVLTALIAGGAVGLLFAVFLILLLVYRMKKKDEGSYDLGKKPIYKKAPTNEFYA from the exons ATGGACGCCCGATGGCTTGACTACCCTGCCTCTGGAGACTTGCCAGACGATGAAGACATTGGCGAATTCAGACCTCACTTAACTTCTGATGAGTTAGATATAGATGAGGCATCTGGGTCTGGAG ACTACCCAGACTCTGAAGATGTCATATATCTGACCACCATGGATACTCCTGTG ATATCTGACAACTATATCCCTGGAGATACTGAAAGAAAGATAGAAggtgagaagaaaaacacaatggTGGACAATGAAATCATTCCAGACAAAGCTCTACCTGTCGGAGAGAACCTGTCCAACAAGATCTCCATGGCAAGCACAACCAACAGCAGCATCTTTGAAAGAACAGAAGTCCTTACAG CTCTCATTGCAGGAGGGGCGGTGGGCCTCCTCTTTGctgtcttcctcatcctcctcttaGTCTATCGCATGAAGAAAAAGGACGAAGGCAGTTACGATCTTGGGAAGAAACCGATCTACAAGAAAGCCCCTACAAACGAGTTCTATGCTTAA
- the SDC4 gene encoding syndecan-4 isoform X1, translating to MPLPRVPVVLRAALLVGLLLLQAVAAESVRETETMDARWLDYPASGDLPDDEDIGEFRPHLTSDELDIDEASGSGDYPDSEDVIYLTTMDTPVISDNYIPGDTERKIEGEKKNTMVDNEIIPDKALPVGENLSNKISMASTTNSSIFERTEVLTALIAGGAVGLLFAVFLILLLVYRMKKKDEGSYDLGKKPIYKKAPTNEFYA from the exons ATGCCGCTGCCCCGCGTCCCGGTGGTGCTCCGTGCCGCCCTGCTTGTCGGCCTCCTTCTGCTGCAAGCCGTCGCCGCCGAGTCG GTGAGAGAAACTGAGACCATGGACGCCCGATGGCTTGACTACCCTGCCTCTGGAGACTTGCCAGACGATGAAGACATTGGCGAATTCAGACCTCACTTAACTTCTGATGAGTTAGATATAGATGAGGCATCTGGGTCTGGAG ACTACCCAGACTCTGAAGATGTCATATATCTGACCACCATGGATACTCCTGTG ATATCTGACAACTATATCCCTGGAGATACTGAAAGAAAGATAGAAggtgagaagaaaaacacaatggTGGACAATGAAATCATTCCAGACAAAGCTCTACCTGTCGGAGAGAACCTGTCCAACAAGATCTCCATGGCAAGCACAACCAACAGCAGCATCTTTGAAAGAACAGAAGTCCTTACAG CTCTCATTGCAGGAGGGGCGGTGGGCCTCCTCTTTGctgtcttcctcatcctcctcttaGTCTATCGCATGAAGAAAAAGGACGAAGGCAGTTACGATCTTGGGAAGAAACCGATCTACAAGAAAGCCCCTACAAACGAGTTCTATGCTTAA